In Coffea eugenioides isolate CCC68of chromosome 4, Ceug_1.0, whole genome shotgun sequence, the genomic stretch CTATCAGAAGTACTAATCTATTTTTGTAAACTTTGATAATTTAGTTAAGCTTTTAACTCAAGTTCTCTGTGATTAATTTCTGGCTGCATCAGTATTTAGCTGGTTCCGGTATTTTAGTTTGATATACTAGCTAGCACACAGATTTAAGTTAGTCTGTAAAGCATACATAAGGCTAGATTAGTTTGCATACCAGCAACAGTAGCATTTGTTTTTGTCCCGAATGAAACTTGAGAAGTTGGTGAACTAGGAGGGAAGGGTACAGCTATGTCTCCAGCTAGACAAGAGCGAAACACAGATAAGTGACATTTGTCAGAAATGCATAAAGGGTTATCTTGCTTCCAAAGCAAAATTTTAAAACTGatgaagaaaaatcaaaatgtcAAGAAACAATTAGTCATGTTTAGAACCTCGTCCTTTTGGGCATAATGAGATGTTATGTAGTACCTGAACAAGCAGATAAGCCTCCTTGAAGATTACAGAGGACTGGCAACTGAAGGGCTAGTGTTCTATTGATAGGAAAAGCACTTATGGAAGAGTCATTCACCATGAGACAGAGGCAGCTAAGTTCCTGGTTGTAGACTTGTCTGAGGTTGTAGCAACATGTCTGAGGAGGTGATGCCGATGTGCCTTGCACAAATGCTTCACAGGGAGCCAACGACAGCAGGCGAGGCACACATTCGCTAACAGTAGGACCTGTTTGTGAATTTCCAATGGTTTGTGGCTGGACAATTGGTAAGAAGCGAGGGACGAACAACAGAACTAGAGAAGCAGTGACACAAGGAAGCATGAGATGAGAAGCTGCCATTTGTCTATCAAAATTAGGTGAATGAGGCCGATTGTGTTTGATTTTTCTGAGATGGATTTTTCCATGCTGAAGGGGGTTTCATAAATAGATGAACTTGCATTAGTTTAGTATGGGCTGCAGCATGCACGATGCATGTGCTAGTTTGAGTCCATAATCAACAGTCAACACATCTGCTTCATTCTTCTACCTTCAGCATGATCATTCTGGTCTTAGAAAGTTCAAAAATGCAGCATGCATGAGAGGGCCTGCATGTTCTATTGCCTGAATGAAGTCCCACCAGGACAGCGGCTAAGCCAAGCTCATACAAGTAATCGTTCATCAAGGGCTTATGACACAAAGGTTTCCAACTGTGCATGATTTCTAAGCATCGTAATACAGAAAATTTTCTTTCGTTACTGTTGTTGTCCTTGGAGTTAATAAATTCATGAAGCTTAGATGTCTGATCAAACACATATTTATTAAACACCACGTTTAAAGGATTGAAAATTTCTGGATGAACTCACTGAAGACGATTGACTAACGTTACAGATGGAAGTTAAAACATCTTCCTTCTTATTGGACTaatattgcaaaaaaaaaaaattggtgcCACCAACCTTCAATTGGGAGTGGAGCCATAAGAATAACATGTCCCACACACTGAGATATGTTCCTGAGTGAGATGGTGCTCTGACATTTTCAACACTCAAGATTTGTTTACCATCAAGTTTTCGGCACAATGGAAGTGAGTGCACATAATTGTTCCAATGATAGAGTGCACATAATTGTTTTCACCATCTTTTCTCAAGAATTTATGCCTTTACAATTCACTATATAGAGTGCAAATAAATCAATTCTTAACCAAGTCAGGAATTTCTCGTTGAATGCAGCCGACTGCTATTTGTTGCGATTGCCATTCGTTTTCTTTTCACAGGATCTAGAACAGTTTTCTTGTCACAGAACAGATTTCACGTCTTCATTGAGATGTCAAGTCTTGATTCTGTTTCGCTGTCCTATCAATGATCAAAGCCGCGGTAGCCTTTTCAATGAACCTTCTCTTTTCTTAAGCATCCAACTTTACCTTAACAATTCAAATTAATCAAAGCGCAACAGTCCAAGTTTGGTGATCCATTGGTCCCAAATGTTCAGTTTTGTTGTTATAGCAATTGTTTCCTCCCTAAAGAAAGCCATGATGATGATAATGAATGAATGgcgataaaaataaaataaacatctCTCCCCATGTCTGCATTATCTTATTACAAAACATTGATGCTAGTCACGACATCACAAGCTGGTCGACAAATTTGTTTAATCAACTGCCCGGAGCCACAGGCCAAGGGAATATTTGGTGCAAGGTGTTGAAGAATAGTTAAGAAGAAAAGAGGGGCCGAGGGGTGGCTAAAAGGCCATAAAAGATCAGAAAATTAGGCCTGAATGCTGAAAAGTCTTTGTCAAGTTATAATTATAGCTGCCTTCTTTAACATGTGGGCTGCAGAAGTTCCATCTCCATCTCTTTGCTGTGGCTATACTTACGCAGTTCAAAAAGATGAGACTTCTCAACCCAAAATGCGGAATATTGCATCAAAAATCATCCCTTGTTTCTCTTTCTCTTCGTTGGCTCACTTTCAAGTTAATCCAAGTATAGGTAAAGCTGATTCAACTATCAAGTTGGAAGTCATTATTGTGGAGCTGTTTGCTTAGCTACCATTGCTTTAACACCAAGATCAGAACAATTTTTTCATAATTTGAGTGCCTCCTGGTACAAGATATGAATCCTCTTTCTTGGGCCAAGAAGGAGTACGCTCGACTTAGACTACAGAAGCAGAGAAGATTACTTCCTCCAAGCAGCTCAGCCACTACTGCAAAATGCTTACCCTTGCCACCAGTTAGTCGTACACAATTTTTCTGAGTTTTTTGTTTCCTATttattcctttattttttttttgtttcatttttggAGTTGCTACTCAAGTTCACCCTTTCTCTCATTTTGTGTGGTAGTCGTACACAATTTCTGAAAGCAATGCTTCAAGAGTATTTCTGTATGGACTCAACTGAGGTTCTTTTCTTTGATGATAAAAGCAGGCTCAAGAGGTGATTATAGCAGCTGATTTAAGGTGTGGGGAATGTGAAAGAAGGGTTGCTGGCATACTCTCCAAAATCGATGGTATACTTTTGTGTGTCAAACCAATGGAGACACTAATTAAACCACCTGATCGAATGTCCCAATTAATCAAGATTTGCAATAGCTTAATATGCTTTGAAATTTGACCAAACCATTGATGAGTTGAGTTTATAGATTGACATTTTTGTTTCTATGACTCTGATCACACACATGATTTGTGCTGCAGATGTGGAGTCTGTGGTGTTTCATGTATCAGAGAAGAGGGTCACGCTTACTCGTAAAACTGCGGTCAAATGATTCTCAAGAAGCGTTCTCCGTTTCATCTACATTTCCAAGTGCAAATGATCTTAATCTCTTGATCTAGGGCTTTGTAATCCATATGCAAAAAGTTTGATTTGACATTGTGTCTTTTTGTGCATGTATGATTGCTTCTTGCTAATGCTAGGACATTCAATTCCTCTCTTGGAGTGATACCAACTTTTGAATTATGAAGTGCATCTAGCGTAGAAGGTATAAATCAAATGATGGTTGAGATGTCAGGAAATGGGGCAGGACGATTATTCTGATGACTGTTCTTAACAGTTCACGGTCatgattgataaaaaaaaaaaaaaatgcatgactCAAATCTATCTTTAATGTCATGTATGATATGGGATCCAAAAAAGTTTGTTCAATATTTATACCTTCCCTTAAAAACATGAATGTATATCttgtaaaattgaaaaaaatcaatTGACCTGACAATCAAGTAAGCGTGTATCCCTTATGTGTGAAGTAGTAGTACTATTTGCACTTGTATGAAATACTTATTATTCACAAAATCACTCTTTATTTCACATATAATACGGAAACAAATTTTACTATTCACAAAATACGtttctaattaattttttttatctcgtATTATGTCAggtaaaaaaaaagtactacaataaatataaaaaaaattccaaataaCCCCCTATCTAATCAAATCATATACTATTTGATTGCCCATATGTCCATATCACTCCTTAAATGATCCCTTGCTGAAACCTTTCTTCCAACATGATAAGGTCATATTGATTGATGCATTTAAATGTTTGTTCTTGATGATATTAAGAGTTGGAGATGCGTATAGCAGACAAGGAAGCACGTTCGCAGCGAGTATATGCCACCAGAGCCTGGAATTTTGCACCGTCAACAATGGCAATGGTCCTGGGAAAACGACCTTTGACAAGTACTTAGTTGGAATGCATTACCTTCACTTCACATGCTGCTTTCCTTGAGCTTTTATTATTACCTTTGCATCAAAACCTTCCCATCTGCTAAAGAGAATAGAAACACGTCTCCTTGGAAAAAGTTATGTATGTTTGTCACTATCAAATGTTGCAATCAATTAAAATGTACAACTGAAGTAATATATGCTCAGATAAAAATTTTCAAGTGTCGTGAAACTTATTGTGCAGCCAATTGCTTTAAATTCAGACCCTCAGGcctttttcccattttcttgcTGACAAATATAACGGGTTAGTGTCTGATTGATTGCTGCTGCTGCCACTTGATAATGTACCTTTTGGCAAGTTGCCACAAAACAAATTTGCGGTGTAAGTGAAAAAAAGGCAAGCAAAATAATTGCTGCTAAACTTGTACGACTCGATGATGTCTCGGAAACATGCTATTCAGCCACTGTCGCTGAATTTCTAGTTTGGGTTCAATCATCAATTAAAGCAAATATCACATCTACCATGAAATTTGTGTGGTTGTCACAACTACTCTCTTTCATTCTTAAAACTCCATAATCACCTGCTCGAAATTTGAGTATTTTAAATACTACATATTGGCTTGGAGATCAATATAATCAGGACATCAAGCTCAtgtatcaaaagaaaaaaaaagggaaaatcattcaaaacgtccctcatattttataaaatgatttttttcgtgtctcatttttaaaagtgtaatcTTACGTCCCTTAaaaaatcacattggtcaaatttgatttttatctAAATTTTCGACTAATTTTTGGTCGAAATTCATAATGTGCCTTGTAtatgatcattttttagggacaaaattatcaaatcaaaatttatataatctaatctatagtcatttacatttcacaaaatgaattatttcgtccctcacatttcacaaaatgaattttttcatccctcattgaccATTTGTGCGAATAGTTTTTTtaaaatccatgtatatatctatttgatttcacttgaacagtatgaatagcatgtaatatatctttTCCCATCTGCATCGTACATGCACTGATGTGtaataaacaaaagtaaaagaatcattcttgaaataacaaaaaatgagattttatccaatccatattcatttttgctcctttAAATGTTGGATCTAATCTTTTTGTACATAAAGATGATTGTATATGGGTCACGTTATGATTTCAAACTAAAAAATCAATACATATTTTTAGAGTCTTGGGTGTGTTTTTTGAAGTAGAAATCTAATGCCCGTGACACTTTTATAAATTTTAAGACTTTTGTTGAGTGACAAAGTAGCTGTCAGAATAAAATTTTGAGAACATACATGAGTCAGGAAATATTTGGTTTatgatgattttcttgaaaaaaatggGATACAATATCAATTGATTATTAAATACACCCCATAAACAAAATGGGGTGGCAGAGAAGAAGAATATGACAATTATGAATCTAGTAAGGTATATGTTGAAGTTgaaaaatatgtcaaaatcTTTTTGGGTAGAAGTAGAAGCAGTTCCTTGtgcaatttatttattaaacagGTGTCCCACTAAAAGTATTCTTGAAAAAACTCTTGAAGAAATTTGGAGTGGTAGAAGGCCATTTATAGAACATATAAGAGTTTTTGGGATATAAAATAGTTGGTAGCCTCCGCACAGGGGCGGATTGAAAGGGGGGACATTGGGGGCACCGCCCCGCTACCCCCTTAAATTCCTATAATACTTCTATaattttgacataattttaaaggtgcccccagattttttttttaagaaaaatcatgaaagaaTAGATCACAAAATTTATATCATTCACCTTACTACTCTGGTCCCATATCAATTATATTAGTCATTCCTTTTGGTCTCCACTCTCCAAGTTCCATTTACACTCCCTAAGATCCATTTACTCTTCTGGTCCCCCATTTCCCTTCACAACCGATGGCCCCTTCTCTTCCACACCCAACTAACAACTCTTTTTATTTATCACTTCATCCAATTATCATTAATCATTTACTTCTTTTGTCCCCACTCCCCAATTTCCCTTTCCTCATTTGGCTCTTGGTTGTCCCCACTCCCCAACATATGAGAGCCAATTTTTCTTCCACAACCAAAGCTTGTTACTCTCTCTTGATCACTTCATCCCATTTATAGATTGACCAAAATCAATTGATATTCTGGGACTTGGGTCTGCCACTGATTTGCAGCTCTTTTCACCAACTTTGGGAGACCATCAAAATCAGGTTCTAAACAAttatttcttattattattatttaaatttgTTTGCAAATATATTTCTAGAGCATGAGACTATTACTGttttaaagaaatttgaaaattgattaGTTAATGTAATAACTAATAAGTGGGTTATTTGATAAATGTTTTAACTTGTGAAATGGTGATTTTATggatttataatttattttttattttccttgatTAGTTTCTTATATTGGAGTTAATGTAATGACGAAATAGAATGGGAGACACTTGGATGAATGATTGTTTAGTCCtttatattgagaaaaatatacttcgtgaagttgaaaatgagaaagttgtaaaccgttatcaaaatatgaaaactcgtCGTGAACAATTATAAatagtttagtttgtttttgaaataaaattattattacattaataattttgagtttgtctttttatgtttttcatggaatatacatatcatttgtacttgttggtaattttttttcttaaaaattaggaaaagagtagataaaaaattttagtgttatttttgcccccactaagatttttttctggctccgccaTTGCTTCcgcattatttttttttgtctgtaTGTAAACAAAAAGACTGCAGCCTCATTTGATTAACAGTTGAAGAGATTTCTTGGCCtttatatcatttttttttctgttcctGTGAATTTATGtatgtttatttgtttggaTCCATTAGTCACATTATGATTTCAGCTTAAAAAATTGTCAAAAGCTTAGATTGAGACtaaaatttttgttaatttaaatTTATGAGAAACGTAAAATtgatattttaaaagtgaaagatgaaaaaatttatttgataaaatgTGAGGAacattttgaacaaaattttcaaagaaaaaaatgattaaaaattgTTTTTGACACATGGGATATGTTCACAGTTAACTAGCTACCTCATATATCTGTGTTCATATGAATCAAATTCTGAATTGAATACAATACCGCAGATGTCAACATCACATATGGAACCCAAAAAAGTACAACCCTTTGGAATAATATTCGGTGA encodes the following:
- the LOC113767646 gene encoding protein YLS3 is translated as MAASHLMLPCVTASLVLLFVPRFLPIVQPQTIGNSQTGPTVSECVPRLLSLAPCEAFVQGTSASPPQTCCYNLRQVYNQELSCLCLMVNDSSISAFPINRTLALQLPVLCNLQGGLSACSAGDIAVPFPPSSPTSQVSFGTKTNATVAASPMITVSPTTGILGSIPHSVANLNAINHLVVALIAEMLLLGMTYTLEAWNIMFLTF